Within the Butyrivibrio sp. AE3004 genome, the region TGATTCGATGAATTCAGCAAAAGAGTCACGGTCGTTAACAAAGGCTATGATCGGCTGTCCGATGCAGAAATAAACGGCAACCAGAAAAAGAATAATAAACATTACTATAGCAATTTTCTTAATGACTGTCTTCGACATAATATTCCTCTTAAAGCAAAATTGAGATATTATTATTTTATCACATATTTATATATGTCATTTCATCCAATATGGTGTGTGGCAAAAGAAAGGGTGGATTAAAATGATAATCGCACAGTATTTTGTGGAATTCATTTTTTATAGTTTTCTTGGATGGGTATGGGAATCAATATACTGCTCTGTAAATGAGAAAAAGTGGGCAGACAGAGGATTCCTCTTTGGACCAATCTGCCCTATCTATGGTTCCTGTGTAGTAGCAACATCTGCACTTTTCGGACAGATTGATGTTTTGTCGTCTCCGGATTTTCCAATATGGGGCATATTTTTAATCTGCTATATTGGCAGCGCAATAGCGGAATTTGGAACCTCATGGGTGCTGGAGAAGAGATTTCACGCAAGATGGTGGGATTATAGCACGATGCCTCTGAATATTCAGGGCAGAATCTGCGTTCCTGTAAGTATTGCTTTTGGACTTGCGGGAGTTGCTATTGTTAAATATCTTATTCCGACAGTTGAGAGGATGCATACAATGATAAACCCGGGAGTATACGAGTTTCTTGCAATAATCCTTGCAATGCTCTTTGGAGCTGATTATGCGCTTACTGAGGCGAGTCTTTCAGCTCTTCTTAATGATGTTAACAGGATGCATGAAGAGTTTATTGAAAAAGCCCAGTTCGGATATGAAAGGGTGGCAAGCGCACCTAAGCGGCTTGAACAAAAAGTTCTTGAGGGTAAAGAACTTGCTTCGGAGCGTCATGAACAACTGGCAAAGGAATATGCTGAGAAGCTTTCGCTCAACCAGAAAAGAATACTCCTTGGTATAGCGAAGTTCATGCCTAAGGCGAATATGACTTTAGGAATCGAAGAAAGGGAACGTATGGTAATTTCCCTGAAAGAAAAGGTTCGTGAACTGCGAGGAAGGCATAAATAAAAGAAATTGGTTAACGGTACTGGCAACAGACTGGTATGAGTCAAATAAAAACTTGCGTTTATAGATGAGAGTATAATATTGCTAACAATTTGTTTGGAGAAAAAGATGGATTTCGTAGTTAAGCATTTTAATGAGCTCAGTACAAGAGAGCTTTATGAGATATTAAAAACACGATTTGAAATATTTGTTACTGAGCAGGAGTGTATATACCAGGATCTTGACGATAAAGATCAGGATGCAATACATGTATTTTGCTGGAATGATTCCGGAAGAGTTGCCGGATGTCTCAGAGTTTTTTGGAAAGATCATGATGAGGCAGCAGGCGTGGCGCAGATTGGAAGAGTTGTTACTTTGGAGCATGGTAAAGGCATCGGAGGAGCAATGCTTCATCAGGGAGTTGATATAGCTATAAACAGACTTAAAGCACGGAAGATATATCTTGAAGCGCAGGAATATGCCATTGGATATTACGCAAAAGAAGGGTTTAAGGTTGTTTCGGATGTGTTTATGGAGGATGGAATCCCTCATGTGAAGATGGAGCGTATGGTATAGCCTGTTTCTAATTTGGCAGTATGTCCTTTCGTCTTATGTTCCTTCGTATGGAAAGCGTGAAAGGCTGCCATTTGTATTGTGACAAGAGTAAATTCAGGTTGATGATTGCGAGGTGATGAGAAATGAGTTCAATTTTGATTAAGGATACAACACGCGAGGAAAGGGAACGGATCGTTGCTGAATCTATCGGGAATGTAAATGGCTCATGTGATGGCTGCAGTTCTGGGCTTATAGAAATGTATCAGCCCTATATAGATGGTATAAAGGAAATCCGTGAGATAAACATGGAGTTCAGAGCACATTTTGAGTCAGGAATTGATGGCCCTGAGAAGTCAGATTGTGGTTACAAATTATGAAGAAGGTAAGCACTTGATGAGGGAAAAGGTTTTAAATGATGATTATTGATGAGATCAGAACCAGGGAGGAACTGGTAGAACTTGTTAATGAGATTGGCTTTCTGCCATTCTTTTCCTGTAGGATAGATGGATTCTCCCTGGAGGAAAATGTTTCATATGATGCATGGTATCAGGGAAGATGGAAGGGGAGAGTTCATTGGGATGCCTGGGATTGGAAAGGGCAGGTTCTTCAGGGAAAAGAGCTGGTGTATGGAAAGTTTTTTGAGAAGAAGGCCGGATTCATCAGTCTGAAATTATGGCCGGATTTTTGCAACTACCGCAGGGATGGCTATGATTTTGATGCAAGATTCGATGACGGACTTGCAGCATATAAGGATAAGGGAGTGGTTGATTACATCACCGGATCGGGTGCGATGCTGACAAGAGAAATCAAGGACGCTCTAAATTATAAGAAGGGTGGTAATAAAGGCTTTGAAACTGTTATAACAAGGCTCCAGATGCAGACATATGTTGTGCCGGTTGATTACGAATACAGTAAACGGAAGAATGGTGACGAGTACGGTTGGGGCAACTGCCGGTATGATGTCGCTGAAAACTACTGGGGTGAGAAGCTATGCCGTTCAGCATATGAGAGAAGTCCTGAGGAATCACTTTCAAGGATTGTAAAGAATATAAGAAAAGCACTTCCTAAGATGGATGAAGAAGATCTTCGTGCATTGCTAAAGAGATGAGGCCTGGCTTTAGGAAGAAACGTCATTATTCTTTTTTGGGGAATGCAGAGCAGGCCCTGTTCGTTTGTTCAAAAGTATACTTACATCTGAAATCTACTAAAAAGGAAAAATAAACATATCATTTTTGCTGTAATGAGAATTTATTTGAAGACAAAGTAGGATTATATTCGTTATATAAACAAATGAATGCTTCAGATGGAAGTGAGGTGTTAGTAATGAGTGGAAAGAGATTATATAAAAGTAATGATAAAAAGATTTGTGGCGTATGCGGAGGCATTGCAGATTATCTCGGAGTTGATCCTACATTAGTAAGAATTATTTTTTTATTGGCAGTAATGGTTACGGGCGTAGGAATTTTTCCGTACATCCTGGCAGCAATCATAATGGACGATTGTCCTGAAGGCGCAACTACAAGAACAACTTATAAAGAAGGAAACAGTTACTCGGCAAACAATAACTATTATGAATCGGATGAACCTATTGGATTCAAGCCGGAAACAGGAGCTGCAGACGATGGTGAGATCAAGGGGTTCAGCATCTGATCAGGGCATCCGGGAATGAGATAATCTCCCGGTGTCATTAGAGGGGAGAAATATCATGAACAAGATTTTACGAAATGTATTTGCAGCATGTGCAATTGTAGGCAGTATCTTATTATTGGGAGATGCATTGGATGAAGAGAATGCACTCTTAATGTGGGAATGTATAGGAATGTTCCTCATAGGAGTGGGTTATCTGTTCCCGTTAAAACAAGCTGCAAAGTATCTGATGGATAAAGCAGCGGCATTAAAGAAAACAACGGATAATAATGCAGATATTGCATGAAGTAAGAGTTGTAAAATTATTGGCGAAAGCCTTGAATAATTAGGAGGAAAAAGCTATGAATAAGAATTCAAAGTTATTTGCAGTACTGAGTTACATCACATGGATTGGATTTGTGGCTTCGTTTTTGCTTCGTGACAAGAACGATACTCTTGTCAGAAGGCATCTTAATCAGGCACTGGTTATAAATCTGATCTCAACAGCCGGAACATTCCTTGGAAGATATAGTGGACTTTTCGGAATATGTGGAACAATTCTTGATATTGCAGCCCTTGTTCTTTTCATAATGGGTATTGTAAGGGCATTAAGAATGAGCGAGGAGCCACTTCCTTACATAGGCAACATTGCATTGTTTAATTGATGAAAAGAAAAATATAGGAAACGGTAAAGGGCGGTGCGTATAAGATATGCACCGCTTTTTCAATGTAATTTGAAAAAGATTGTTCAAAATGTTTGTTTTTCTATAGCAACAACCGGATATTAATGTTAGTATAAAAAAGATTTAAAAATATAAAGAAAGAGCGCTTGGCGTTTAGGTGAGGAAATGAGAATAAGATAATTTGGCTTGAGTGAACACGATGATTTTTGGATAGCTGCTTACGCAGCTGTTTTGTGTACGCTTAAACTGGATTATCATGCATTTTTAGCCTAACTGTCAAGGTGGGTTTATTTGTGTGAGTCTATTTTGCGTATGCAGAATAGGCTTTTTTGTTGTGAGTACCTGGTGAGCCCGGTACGAGCGTTTTGGAGATAGAAAGTAGGATCAGAACTTTCTTGGTGAATAAGCAGCGAAGCAGGAGGCATATATGCTACAGATTAGGAACTTGACTATAACGCATCGGGGTGACCTGAGGATTATATTGGAAAAATTCAATATGGTGCTAAATGATGGAGATAAAGCGGCAATAATTGGGGAAGAGGGAAATGGCAAATCAACCCTTATGAAGTGGATTTATGATCCGTCAATTGCAGAAGAATATACAGAATGTGAGGGGGATAGAATAATGACCGGAGAGGTACTGGGGTATCTGCCACAGGAATTACCGGAAACAGACAAGGCGAAGACACTCTATGAGTATTTTTCAGAGGCACAGCTTTTTTATGATAAGAATCCAAAAGAATTATCCGAGATGGCAATGGAATTCCAAGTGCCATGCGATTTCTTTTACAGCGATCAGGAAATGGGGAGTCTGTCAGGCGGAGAGAAGGTTAAAGCTCAGCTAATGCGACTTTTGATTGATAAGCCGACAGTGCTTTTGTTGGATGAACCATCAAACGATATAGATATAAGTACGCTGGAACTGCTTGAAAGACTTATAAATGGGTGGAAACACATAGTTCTTTTTATATCTCATGATGAGACGCTCATTGAGAATACTGCAAATGTGATAATCCACATCGAACAGATCATGAGGAAAACCAAGAGCAGATACGCTGTGGTAAGAGACAATTATAGAAACTATATCGAAAAAAGGGCTGAGAATTTTGAGAGGCAGGAACAGCAGGCTATCAATGACAGGAAAGAGAAGAAGCGCCGTGATGAAAAGTATGCAAGGGTATATAACAGCGTGGACAAAGCTCTTACAAACATCTCCAAGGGAGCGCGTGATTCGGAAGCAAAAAATCTCAAAGACAAGATGCACACCGTAAAGGCTATGGGGAAGCGTTTTGAGAAAGAAGATGAGAAGATGACAAAAATGCCGGAGCAGGAAGAGGCAATATTCTTTAAGCTGGGAGATGAGAATGCCAGGATGCCGGCTGGCAAAACTGTTATTGAGTATGAACTTGATGAGCTTCGAACTCCGGATGGTACAAAAGTTCTTGCAAAAGATATTTTTCTTAGAGTCAAAGGCCCTGAGAAAATCTGTATTGTTGGCACTAACGGAGTTGGAAAGACAACACTTCTAAGGAGGATGGCAGAGGAACTTCTTTGTAGGAAAGATTTGAAAGCACAGTACATGCCACAGAACTATGAGGAGATGCTTGATCTTGATGCTACTCCGGTGGAGTTTTTGGATGATACAGGAGATAAGGCAGTGAGGACTCGCATAAGGACTTATTTGGGCTCACTTAAATATACTGCTGATGAAATGGATCATTCCATAAAAGATCTATCAGGGGGACAGAAAGCAAAGATATTACTTTTAAAGATGAGTCTGTCGGATGCAAATGTTCTGATATTGGATGAGCCAACGCGAAACTTTTCGCCGCTTTTGGGTCCTGTTATCAGGAAGATGATAGCTTCTTTCCCCGGAGCGGTTATCAGCATTTCGCATGATAGAAAGTATATAGAGGAAGTTTGTACTAAGATATATACATTAACTGAGGATGGCCTTAAATAAGTATTTTTGAAAATGATATAAGAATTGGAGGAGATATTGCATGAATTATTTTATAGAAGGATTACAGGGAAGCGGTAAGAGCACACTTGTTAAGAAACTTTCCGGGAAATATCCTGATTATAAGGCTATATGCGAAGGCGAATATTCGCCTGTTGAACTTGCGTGGTGTGCTTATGTGAACAAAGAAACATATAGTGATATCCTTGAAAAATACAATGACATCCGAAGTGAAATCGTGGAGAAGAGTTTTGCAGAAGATGATCACATGATCATTTGCTATACGAAGATCATTACGGATATTCCGGGTTTTCATAAAGATCTGGAAAAGTATGAGATCTATAACGGTAATCTGGATTCGGGAAGCTTTAAGGATATTGTACTGAGAAGAATTCATAACTGGAACAGTGATAATAATATTTTTGAGTGCTCACTTTTTCAAAATATTGTCGAGGATATGATACTTTTTCAAAAAAAGAATGACCGGCAGATCATAGATTTCTATGAGAAAGTTAAGGATGTGCTTGAAGGAAAAGAGTACCGGATAATGTATCTTTGGACAAAAGACATAGCATCAAATATAGATGTTATTAGAAAAGAGAGAACAGACGACAAAGGAAACGAGATGTGGTTTCCAATGATGCTGGGATATTTTGATAATTCGCCTTATGCCAAAGAAAAAGGGTTGTCAGGTACAGAGGACTTGCTTGAACATTTTAGACACAGGCAGGAGCTTGAAATCAGAATCTGCAAGGAGATTTTTGATGGACATTACACATTGCTGAAGTCGAAAGAATATCCCCTGGAAATTGAAAAAGCAGGGACATATTTTTAATTTGCTAAAAATGTTAATTATACTGGGGAAATATGCGAATCTTATGATTTAATGTATTGCTTTCAAAAGTTATACTCATCTTAGAAACACACACAGTAGTAAAGGAGGTTTCGGATGAATGATAATAAGCTTTTGAAATACCTGATACTTGCAGCTCTTGTTATTTATGTTGTATCACCGGTAGATTTTTTGCCCGGACCTGTTGATGACGTGATAGCAATTCTCTTGTACATGGCATCAAACAAGAACAACTTCAAGATTATTAAAAAGGATGAAAATATCGGAACGGTAGATATAGACGGGAGAGATATTTATTGAAATATCTGCATTTGTATTGGTGGAAAATTATCTGATCAAGAAGGGTGCTCGTTTGGATGATTTGGGAAAAAATCCAAGCGAGGCCCTTTTTTACCGTTATTGCTTATCGGGTTTTAAGATATAATATTTGTATAATTGGATTTCATTACCATGATCAACGTGAAGAGAAGGAACTGCAAATATTTAAGACGATTGAAGATTGGTTGGATGCCTAAAGAAGGAGGGAAATTATGGATACAAAAAAGATTAAGATCACATTCAATTCTCCGGTAACATTGGGATTCATATTTATATGTTTTGCAATATTGGTGGTGAACTTTATTACGGCTGGATTTACTAATCAGCTCCTTTTTATGACATATCATTCATCATTATCATCCCCTCTTACATATGTGCGGCTGTTCACTCATGTTATGGGACATAGCGGTTGGGAGCATTTTATCAGTAATGCTTCATATATACTGCTCCTTGGACCGCTATTGGAGGAAAAATACGGCGGAAAGAATATGATAATGGTTATCCTGATAACAGCTATTGTTACCGGACTGGCAAATTATATCCTGTTTCCCAATACCGCACTTTGTGGCGCGAGCGGAGTCGTATTTGCGTTTATCCTCATGACATCATTTACAAGCTTCAAACAGGGAGAAATCCCGCTGACATTTATACTGGTTACAATAGTCTTTATAGGGCAGCAGGTTTATGAGGGAATCTTTTTGCAGGATGATATTTCAAATCTGACACATATCCTTGGTGGAGTTGTCGGATCTGTTGTGGGCTATAAGCTTAACGGGAAAAGATGATCATAACACCAAAAGTTACTGAAAAAGAAAAATAAGCATATTTTTTTTGCTGTAAATTGAATTTATCTGAAGACAAAGGTGGATTATATTCGTTATATAAACAAGAGAGCATTTTTGAAGAAAGAGTAGGTGCAGATCACCGTACCGGTGAGATTAAAGCTGCAAGAAAGGTGTCAGTTATGAATGGAAAGAGGTTATACAAAAGTAACGATAAAAGAATCTGTGGTGTATGCGGAGGAATCGCAGAATATTTCGGAATTGACCCGGTTATTGTAAGGCTCATATGGGGCATTCTGGCATTTGCATGGGGAACCAGCATAGCAGTATATATAGTTCTTGCATTTATAATGGATGATGCTCCTGATTACATTGAATCAAACGAAAACGGGTATGATGAATCAAGGAATATCGAAGAAAAGACAGTCATCAATGCAGAACCGGTTGGTTTCAGACTTAACAATGGAGTTAAGGAAGAAATCTACCGTTGATATAGATAAAAATA harbors:
- a CDS encoding putative ABC transporter permease, giving the protein MIIAQYFVEFIFYSFLGWVWESIYCSVNEKKWADRGFLFGPICPIYGSCVVATSALFGQIDVLSSPDFPIWGIFLICYIGSAIAEFGTSWVLEKRFHARWWDYSTMPLNIQGRICVPVSIAFGLAGVAIVKYLIPTVERMHTMINPGVYEFLAIILAMLFGADYALTEASLSALLNDVNRMHEEFIEKAQFGYERVASAPKRLEQKVLEGKELASERHEQLAKEYAEKLSLNQKRILLGIAKFMPKANMTLGIEERERMVISLKEKVRELRGRHK
- a CDS encoding ATP-binding cassette domain-containing protein produces the protein MLQIRNLTITHRGDLRIILEKFNMVLNDGDKAAIIGEEGNGKSTLMKWIYDPSIAEEYTECEGDRIMTGEVLGYLPQELPETDKAKTLYEYFSEAQLFYDKNPKELSEMAMEFQVPCDFFYSDQEMGSLSGGEKVKAQLMRLLIDKPTVLLLDEPSNDIDISTLELLERLINGWKHIVLFISHDETLIENTANVIIHIEQIMRKTKSRYAVVRDNYRNYIEKRAENFERQEQQAINDRKEKKRRDEKYARVYNSVDKALTNISKGARDSEAKNLKDKMHTVKAMGKRFEKEDEKMTKMPEQEEAIFFKLGDENARMPAGKTVIEYELDELRTPDGTKVLAKDIFLRVKGPEKICIVGTNGVGKTTLLRRMAEELLCRKDLKAQYMPQNYEEMLDLDATPVEFLDDTGDKAVRTRIRTYLGSLKYTADEMDHSIKDLSGGQKAKILLLKMSLSDANVLILDEPTRNFSPLLGPVIRKMIASFPGAVISISHDRKYIEEVCTKIYTLTEDGLK
- a CDS encoding GNAT family N-acetyltransferase, which encodes MDFVVKHFNELSTRELYEILKTRFEIFVTEQECIYQDLDDKDQDAIHVFCWNDSGRVAGCLRVFWKDHDEAAGVAQIGRVVTLEHGKGIGGAMLHQGVDIAINRLKARKIYLEAQEYAIGYYAKEGFKVVSDVFMEDGIPHVKMERMV
- a CDS encoding AlkZ-related protein → MMIIDEIRTREELVELVNEIGFLPFFSCRIDGFSLEENVSYDAWYQGRWKGRVHWDAWDWKGQVLQGKELVYGKFFEKKAGFISLKLWPDFCNYRRDGYDFDARFDDGLAAYKDKGVVDYITGSGAMLTREIKDALNYKKGGNKGFETVITRLQMQTYVVPVDYEYSKRKNGDEYGWGNCRYDVAENYWGEKLCRSAYERSPEESLSRIVKNIRKALPKMDEEDLRALLKR
- a CDS encoding rhomboid family intramembrane serine protease, with product MDTKKIKITFNSPVTLGFIFICFAILVVNFITAGFTNQLLFMTYHSSLSSPLTYVRLFTHVMGHSGWEHFISNASYILLLGPLLEEKYGGKNMIMVILITAIVTGLANYILFPNTALCGASGVVFAFILMTSFTSFKQGEIPLTFILVTIVFIGQQVYEGIFLQDDISNLTHILGGVVGSVVGYKLNGKR
- a CDS encoding PspC domain-containing protein, with the translated sequence MNLSEDKGGLYSLYKQESIFEERVGADHRTGEIKAARKVSVMNGKRLYKSNDKRICGVCGGIAEYFGIDPVIVRLIWGILAFAWGTSIAVYIVLAFIMDDAPDYIESNENGYDESRNIEEKTVINAEPVGFRLNNGVKEEIYR
- a CDS encoding PspC domain-containing protein, producing the protein MSGKRLYKSNDKKICGVCGGIADYLGVDPTLVRIIFLLAVMVTGVGIFPYILAAIIMDDCPEGATTRTTYKEGNSYSANNNYYESDEPIGFKPETGAADDGEIKGFSI